One region of Oxalobacteraceae bacterium OTU3CAMAD1 genomic DNA includes:
- a CDS encoding STAS domain-containing protein: MSEPTDNLQSLTSLTVLNATAALERGLAAIKAGQTVFDLRHVLTVDSVAVSVLLAWQRAASEAGVKLELKNLPPALQSLTKLYGVCALVFPEQSDPAQACAGQADVPADLHRHH, encoded by the coding sequence ATGTCCGAACCGACCGACAACTTGCAATCGCTCACGTCCCTGACCGTGCTCAACGCCACTGCGGCGCTGGAGCGCGGCTTGGCCGCCATCAAGGCCGGCCAGACGGTGTTCGATTTGCGCCACGTGTTGACGGTCGATTCGGTGGCCGTTTCGGTCTTGCTGGCTTGGCAACGCGCCGCCAGCGAGGCCGGCGTCAAGCTGGAACTGAAGAACCTGCCGCCGGCGCTGCAAAGCTTGACCAAGCTTTATGGCGTCTGCGCGCTGGTCTTCCCCGAACAAAGCGACCCCGCGCAAGCTTGCGCCGGCCAGGCCGACGTGCCTGCCGACCTGCACCGCCATCATTGA
- a CDS encoding ABC transporter substrate-binding protein yields the protein MKLFKQLLAIATVSLAFNAHAAGPANEAPDALVKRISQDVIETAKSDKAIQAGDTKKVMQLVETKILPYVDSDRMTSLAAGRFWRDATPEQKKQLSEQFRTLLIYTYSGALSQIKNETVDFQPLRADPSDTEVEVRSKVNMTRGEPITLNYRVAKAATGWKIYDINVMGAWLVETYKGTFASEISKGGIDGLIKTLTAKNQSLASKPLKTTAK from the coding sequence ATGAAATTATTTAAACAGCTGTTAGCCATCGCCACCGTTTCGCTGGCCTTCAATGCCCACGCCGCCGGCCCAGCCAACGAAGCGCCGGACGCGCTGGTCAAGCGCATCAGCCAGGACGTCATCGAGACGGCCAAGAGCGACAAGGCGATCCAGGCCGGCGACACCAAGAAAGTCATGCAACTGGTCGAGACCAAGATCCTGCCGTACGTCGATTCGGACCGTATGACCTCGCTGGCGGCCGGCCGTTTCTGGCGCGACGCCACCCCCGAGCAGAAAAAGCAGCTGTCGGAGCAGTTCCGCACCCTGTTGATCTACACCTACTCGGGCGCGCTGTCGCAGATCAAGAACGAAACCGTGGACTTCCAGCCGCTGCGCGCCGACCCGTCGGATACCGAGGTGGAAGTGCGCTCGAAGGTCAACATGACCCGTGGCGAGCCGATCACCCTGAACTACCGCGTGGCCAAGGCCGCCACCGGCTGGAAGATCTATGACATCAACGTCATGGGCGCCTGGCTGGTCGAAACCTACAAAGGCACGTTCGCGTCCGAGATCAGCAAGGGCGGCATCGACGGCCTGATCAAGACCCTGACCGCGAAAAACCAATCGCTGGCCAGCAAACCTTTGAAAACTACGGCAAAATAA
- a CDS encoding VacJ family lipoprotein, whose translation MSSTPKHFRQAALALGVTLMLAGCAGPNPRDPYESYNRAVFSFNDTVDTYALKPVATVYRDVTPSFVQTGVGNFFGNLGDAWTAVNNLLQGKGEAGMTDVTRFALNSTLGILGLFDIASEAGLQKHKEDFGQTLGTWGVSSGPYLMLPLLGPSTVRDTVALPADFAGNIWSYKTPVYLRNIGTGVNLVDTRASLLDATSMLEDAALDRYEFIRDGYLQRRESQIHPDGNPNSSKKQDPAEDEGAPAAKPDAAPAAPVTPQGPTDAKPAEKSASVSSESAPKELNSGTPAASDASL comes from the coding sequence ATGTCTAGCACTCCGAAACACTTCCGTCAGGCCGCGCTGGCGCTGGGCGTCACCTTGATGCTGGCCGGCTGCGCCGGTCCCAACCCGCGCGATCCGTACGAGAGCTACAACCGCGCCGTGTTCTCGTTCAATGACACGGTCGATACCTACGCGTTGAAGCCCGTTGCGACCGTGTACCGCGACGTTACGCCGTCGTTCGTGCAAACGGGCGTGGGCAACTTCTTCGGCAACCTGGGCGACGCCTGGACCGCCGTCAACAACCTGCTGCAAGGCAAGGGCGAGGCCGGCATGACCGACGTCACCCGCTTCGCGCTGAACTCGACCCTGGGCATCCTGGGCCTGTTCGACATCGCCTCCGAGGCGGGCCTGCAAAAGCACAAGGAAGACTTCGGCCAGACGCTGGGCACCTGGGGCGTATCGTCCGGTCCCTACCTGATGCTGCCGCTGCTGGGCCCGTCGACGGTGCGCGACACCGTGGCGCTGCCGGCCGACTTCGCCGGCAACATCTGGTCGTACAAAACCCCGGTCTACCTGCGTAACATCGGCACCGGCGTCAACCTGGTCGACACCCGCGCCAGCCTGCTCGACGCCACCAGCATGCTGGAAGACGCCGCGCTGGACCGCTATGAGTTCATCCGCGACGGCTACCTGCAGCGCCGCGAGAGCCAGATCCATCCGGACGGCAATCCGAATAGTTCCAAGAAACAAGATCCGGCGGAAGACGAGGGCGCGCCAGCGGCCAAACCCGACGCCGCGCCGGCCGCGCCGGTCACGCCGCAAGGCCCTACCGACGCGAAACCTGCGGAAAAATCCGCAAGCGTGTCATCCGAATCGGCACCCAAGGAGTTAAACTCCGGTACGCCGGCTGCGAGCGACGCCAGCCTGTGA
- the mlaD gene encoding outer membrane lipid asymmetry maintenance protein MlaD translates to MQRKSLDVWVGLFIVIGVAALMFLALKAGNMGSMSFGKTYPITAKFDNIGSLRPQAAVKASGVVIGRVGEIKFDDKSYQALVTLNMEEGYKFPKDSSAKILTAGLLGEQYVGIEAGGDTNNLAAGDKIARTQSAAVLEDLINQFIYSKAAEGKKEE, encoded by the coding sequence ATGCAACGTAAATCACTGGATGTCTGGGTCGGTCTGTTCATCGTCATCGGCGTGGCCGCGCTGATGTTCTTGGCCTTGAAAGCCGGCAACATGGGTTCCATGTCCTTTGGCAAAACGTACCCGATCACGGCCAAGTTCGACAACATCGGCAGCCTGCGTCCACAGGCGGCGGTCAAGGCGTCGGGCGTGGTGATTGGCCGCGTCGGCGAGATCAAGTTTGATGACAAGAGTTACCAGGCGCTGGTAACCTTGAATATGGAAGAAGGTTATAAATTCCCTAAGGACAGCTCCGCCAAAATTCTGACGGCCGGTCTGCTGGGCGAGCAATACGTAGGCATCGAGGCCGGCGGCGACACCAATAATCTGGCCGCCGGAGACAAAATCGCACGAACCCAATCGGCCGCCGTGCTGGAAGACCTGATCAATCAGTTCATCTACAGCAAGGCCGCTGAAGGAAAAAAGGAAGAATAA
- the mlaE gene encoding lipid asymmetry maintenance ABC transporter permease subunit MlaE produces MTVRNWLSQLGAPLRDYIESIGYGARLFLNMLGLSPGLLRRPRLLIEQLHFIGNYSMLIITLSGLFVGMVLGLQGYYTLNKYGAEQSLGLLVALGLTRELGPVITALLFAGRAGTSLTAEIGLMKAGEQLSAMEMMAVNPIQRVLAPRFWAGVISVPLLASVFSAVGVLGGYLVGVKLIGVDEGAFWSQMQGGVDIWKDIFNGFVKSVVFGIAITFIALYQGYQTQPTPEDVARATTRTVVISSLMIWWLDFMLTALMFSK; encoded by the coding sequence ATGACTGTAAGAAATTGGTTGTCCCAGCTGGGCGCGCCGCTGCGCGACTATATCGAAAGCATCGGTTACGGCGCGCGCTTGTTCCTCAACATGCTGGGCCTGTCGCCCGGCCTGCTGCGCCGCCCGCGCTTGCTGATCGAGCAGTTGCACTTCATCGGCAATTACTCGATGTTGATCATCACCCTGTCCGGCTTGTTCGTCGGCATGGTGCTGGGCCTGCAGGGTTATTACACGCTGAATAAATACGGCGCCGAGCAGTCGCTCGGCCTGCTGGTGGCCCTGGGCCTGACGCGCGAGCTGGGGCCGGTGATCACCGCGCTGCTGTTCGCCGGCCGCGCCGGCACTTCGCTGACGGCGGAAATCGGCCTGATGAAGGCCGGCGAGCAGTTGTCGGCGATGGAAATGATGGCCGTCAACCCGATCCAGCGCGTGCTCGCGCCCCGTTTCTGGGCCGGCGTGATCTCGGTGCCGCTGCTGGCGTCGGTGTTCAGCGCCGTTGGCGTGCTGGGCGGCTATCTGGTCGGCGTCAAGTTGATCGGGGTCGACGAGGGCGCGTTCTGGTCGCAGATGCAGGGCGGCGTCGATATCTGGAAGGATATCTTCAACGGCTTCGTCAAGAGCGTGGTGTTCGGCATCGCCATCACCTTTATCGCGCTGTACCAGGGTTATCAGACCCAGCCGACGCCGGAAGACGTTGCGCGCGCCACCACCCGCACAGTCGTGATTTCATCGCTGATGATCTGGTGGCTCGACTTCATGCTGACCGCTTTGATGTTCAGCAAATAA